TTCGGGAGAGGTTTCGCGCGATCGGCTCGTTGTTCGTGCCAAATCAAGACCCGTGAAGCCTGAGCAACCGGTCGCTTCCATGAGTGAAGAGGAGATGGTTCGCCATTTGTCGGAGACGGGCCGCTACCGCATCCTCACAAAACTCGTGCCGCGCACAATCGAGCGGTTCCCTCGTCCGGAATTCCCCCTCAAGGGCATCATTCTTGACACCGAGACCACGGGCTTGAATTGGCGCAAGGATGAGATCATCGAGATCGGGCTGATCGCGTTCACTTTCGATTCCAATGGAAACATCGGTGACGTGACCGGGGTCTATGGCGGGCTTCAGCAGCCAAGCATGTCCATTCCCGCTGACGTCACAAAGCTCACCGGCATCACTGATGCGTTGGTCGCCGGTCAATCGATCGATATGGAGGCCGTCCAGGCCCTGATCGAACCCGCGGATTTGGTGATCGCCCACAATGCCGGTTTCGACCGTCCATTCTGCGAGATGTTGTCTCAGATGTTTGCGGGCAAGGCCTGGGCCTGCTCAAACGCCGAGATTGACTGGGCGTCACGAGGATATGAAGGCACCAAGCTTGGTTATTTGATCGGGCAGGCGGGCTTCTTCCACGAGGGGCACCGCGCCGTCGACGATTGTTTCGCGCTCTTGGAGGTTCTCGCAAGGGACAATGATGGAACGGCCTCCACCGCTTTTGCTGAACTCTATCAAGCAAGCCAGCGATCGCGTGTCCGGATCCTTGCCGAGAATAGCCCCTTTGACATGAAGGACCACCTGAAAGCGAGAGGCTATCGCTGGTCTGACGGAAGCGACGGCCGTCCGAAATCCTGGTGGGTCGAAGTCGATGAGCAGGCGCTAGACGAGGAGCTCTCTTACCTGCGAACCGAAATCTACCGCTATCCCGATGCAGATCCACCGATCACGCGGCTGACGGCCTTCGATCGGTTCCGAGCGTGATGCCATCGTTTTGATCAATTTTCGAGAAGACCAATGCTTTGAGTGCATGGCTGACCTCAGACCTTGTGTCTTATCGACGGGCGGGCAAGGGCCTATATTCCAATTATCGAAACGACGTTGGAACCAAGGCAAGGTTGCTGGCGTCAAGAGACCTCACGAAAGGGGATCATCATGAACGTAGCACGCTCTTTCAACAAATGGCGCAAGTATCGTCAGACCGTTACAGAACTGGGCCGCATGACCACCCGTGAGCTGCAGGATCTGGGCATCAATCGGGCTGACATCCACAGCGTTGCCCGCCAGTCGGTTTCTCGCTAAGCGGCTTTTTCTCAAGCGATCGAATTGATACTACGCCCGCTGATGACGCGGGCGTTTTTGTATGTGGCCCACCACGGAGCCTCAGCTCGATACTTCTGACGCCGCAAAAGGGCCTTGCGCTTCTCGCATAGCTGCACTGCAGCAATGTCTGTTTCGTGTGCGGCGGAAACTGGTATCTTAATTTTCATCGAAGCGATGCACCTCCTCCCGCAGAGCTTCGAATTCAGGCGGCCCACTCCTCCTCCCAGGGCACGTCTGTCGGAACTGCGGCACTCCTCCTCCCAGCCGTTGTTCGGTTCTTTTCGGAAAGCCTGCCGCACCTCCTCCCGCGGCAGGCTTTTTCGTTTTCAGGGCCGTCGCATCAGAGTTCGAGCGCGAGCTGCGGTGTCTTCTCGCTTTCTTCGGTGTTCAGCGATGACAGGGTGATCCCAAGCAGCCGCACCGGATGTTTGAACGGGAATACTGAGGCGAGCAGGGGCTCCGCTATCCCCATGATCATGTCGATGTCCGATACGTATCCTGCCACGGTCTTGCTGCGTGTCGCTTGGCTGAAATCCGAATATTTGATTTTGACGGTGATGGTCTTTCCCTTGATGTCGTGAGCCTCGCAATAGCGCCAGACCTTTTCGGCCAGGGGCCGCAGTTCCGCCCTGGCCGGATCGAGATCATCGATGTCCTCGACAAACGTATCCTCAGCACCAACAGATTTGCGGATGCGATCTGCTCTGACCTGCCGTTCGTCGATGCCCCGCGCGATGCCATAGAAGTAGGACCCTGACTTGCCGAAATGCGTCTGAAGAAACTGAAGCGACTTCGATTTCAGATCGAGCCCGGTTTCGATTCCATGGCGTTGCATGCGCTCGGCCGTGGCAGGTCCAACACCATGGAATTTCTTGACGGGGAGGGCCTCGACAAACCCTGGTCCGTTTTTGGGGGTGATCACAGCCTGGCCATTCGGCTTGTTCAGGTCGCTTGCCATCTTTGCCAGAAACTTGTTGTAGGAAATGCCGGCTGAGGCGTTGAGACCAGTGGCTGCCTTGATCTTCGCCCGGATTT
The nucleotide sequence above comes from Agrobacterium vitis. Encoded proteins:
- a CDS encoding 3'-5' exonuclease; this translates as MTEQFDMFSGEVSRDRLVVRAKSRPVKPEQPVASMSEEEMVRHLSETGRYRILTKLVPRTIERFPRPEFPLKGIILDTETTGLNWRKDEIIEIGLIAFTFDSNGNIGDVTGVYGGLQQPSMSIPADVTKLTGITDALVAGQSIDMEAVQALIEPADLVIAHNAGFDRPFCEMLSQMFAGKAWACSNAEIDWASRGYEGTKLGYLIGQAGFFHEGHRAVDDCFALLEVLARDNDGTASTAFAELYQASQRSRVRILAENSPFDMKDHLKARGYRWSDGSDGRPKSWWVEVDEQALDEELSYLRTEIYRYPDADPPITRLTAFDRFRA
- a CDS encoding DUF1127 domain-containing protein; the encoded protein is MNVARSFNKWRKYRQTVTELGRMTTRELQDLGINRADIHSVARQSVSR
- the dinB gene encoding DNA polymerase IV, translating into MTSSEGPETAMSPDRSTGVSARKIIHVDMDAFYASVEQRDNPQLRGKPVAVGGSAARGVVAAASYEARAFGVHSAMPSVTAKRKCPDLIFVPPRFDVYRQVSHQIREIFAEYTLLIEPLSLDEAYLDVTENLKGMEIATEIALEIRAKIKAATGLNASAGISYNKFLAKMASDLNKPNGQAVITPKNGPGFVEALPVKKFHGVGPATAERMQRHGIETGLDLKSKSLQFLQTHFGKSGSYFYGIARGIDERQVRADRIRKSVGAEDTFVEDIDDLDPARAELRPLAEKVWRYCEAHDIKGKTITVKIKYSDFSQATRSKTVAGYVSDIDMIMGIAEPLLASVFPFKHPVRLLGITLSSLNTEESEKTPQLALEL